One window of the Rhipicephalus microplus isolate Deutch F79 chromosome 2, USDA_Rmic, whole genome shotgun sequence genome contains the following:
- the LOC119169501 gene encoding hexosaminidase D — translation MSRVALLVVLLAQVVLAAINVIPPHRLVHLDLKGAPPKASYLISLIPILKSLGATGLLLEYEDTFPFVGEPLHVLASPRAYTRQELRAVLDTAKAYDLTVVPLINTFDNIEYILQHPQFAKYRESPNVPGTLCPSNPAGVKLIQDVLDQILNFHHAKELYYVHIGCGDVASLGLCGRCTARRFDPARLDESHSGGRFGLYDKYMLYMSYVQLITDYLKTHHGVKTIVWHDTLARIPNELYHHLPIHLHVEVMVATYRTDVEFRGWLNFASRFGDSLWIATSFKDVGEAVVTYPRLKERAQSHVTWVGAMNEWKDHVRFPGVALMGPQRTRHDSPLRELLPTSLPSLAVCLDVVRKSGQLPTLNTRSSSIEQILKCNRTIDLNIDFRMQDVNCKFPGAAIVDELQSLETLKHHLDLLPYLPICKPSFEKSENDSKECVRNLHSQMVELSVLNSTLRTALQEVYSKDVSDEYATDKLGPVIADIKRKQELLDSTGSLRVLRSTVGARYRKRKWPSRSRADSD, via the coding sequence ATGTCGAGGGTCGCCTTGCTTGTGGTCCTACTAGCACAGGTCGTCTTAGCGGCCATAAACGTGATTCCGCCTCACCGCCTAGTTCACCTGGACTTAAAGGGCGCGCCGCCTAAGGCATCCTACTTGATCTCGCTCATCCCCATCCTCAAGAGTCTCGGCGCCACGGGCCTGTTGTTGGAGTACGAGGACACCTTCCCGTTCGTCGGTGAGCCGCTGCACGTCCTCGCCTCGCCGCGGGCCTACACCCGCCAGGAACTGCGCGCcgtcctggacactgctaaagCGTACGACCTGACTGTGGTGCCACTGATCAACACCTTTGACAACATTGAGTACATCCTCCAGCACCCTCAGTTCGCCAAGTACCGCGAGAGCCCTAACGTACCCGGCACGCTGTGCCCCTCAAACCCTGCCGGAGTCAAACTCATACAAGACGTCTTGGATCAGATCCTCAACTTCCACCACGCCAAGGAGCTCTACTACGTGCACATCGGATGCGGAGACGTGGCCTCACTCGGTCTCTGCGGGCGGTGTACCGCGAGGCGTTTCGACCCTGCTCGTCTGGACGAATCTCATTCAGGAGGTCGGTTTGGCCTCTACGACAAGTACATGCTCTACATGTCGTACGTACAGCTAATTACCGACTATCTGAAAACCCATCATGGCGTGAAGACGATcgtctggcacgacacacttgcaAGAATACCGAACGAGTTGTACCATCATCTTCCCATTCACCTCCACGTCGAGGTTATGGTGGCCACTTACAGAACTGACGTGGAATTCAGGGGATGGCTCAACTTCGCATCGCGCTTCGGTGACTCACTGTGGATTGCTACCTCGTTCAAGGACGTTGGCGAAGCTGTGGTCACTTACCCGCGACTGAAGGAGCGAGCGCAAAGTCACGTTACGTGGGTGGGTGCCATGAATGAGTGGAAAGACCACGTCCGCTTCCCCGGTGTTGCCTTAATGGGTCCTCAAAGAACGAGGCACGACTCGCCACTGCGCGAACTGCTTCCCACCAGCTTGCCATCACTGGCTGTCTGCTTAGATGTAGTTCGTAAGTCTGGTCAGCTGCCTACTCTAAACACCAGATCATCATCGATCGAGCAGATTCTCAAGTGCAACCGCACCATCGACCTGAACATTGATTTCAGGATGCAAGACGTGAACTGCAAGTTTCCAGGAGCGGCTATTGTCGACGAGCTGCAAAGCTTGGAGACGCTGAAGCACCACCTGGATCTTTTGCCGTACTTGCCCATTTGCAAACCGAGCTTCGAGAAGTCCGAGAACGACAGCAAGGAGTGTGTCAGGAATCTCCATTCTCAGATGGTAGAACTTTCGGTGCTGAACTCAACCCTCCGAACGGCTCTCCAGGAGGTCTATAGCAAGGACGTATCCGATGAGTACGCGACCGATAAACTCGGTCCTGTAATAGCGGATATAAAGCGAAAGCAAGAGCTCCTGGACTCTACTGGCTCGCTTCGTGTCCTCCGCTCGACGGTGGGAGCAAGGTACAGGAAGAGGAAGTGGCCGAGCAGATCTCGTGCTGATAGTGACTAG